One window of Marinomonas primoryensis genomic DNA carries:
- a CDS encoding ABC transporter ATP-binding protein, with amino-acid sequence MKNVSTSVEITLKQVQKTFSDGTLALKPLDLHIEKGEILVLLGPSGCGKTTTLRLIAGLEFCDQGGEIHFGERDVTQIAIEQRRVGMVFQSYALFPNMNVSDNIAYGLRVRGESKVNKDKKVQEMLDMFDLQAYAHRSIDQLSGGQRQRVALARAIITEPEVLLLDEPLSALDALLKKRLRTDINALLKRLGITAVYVTHDQEEAMAMGDRIALLDHGEIVQIGTAEDIYLSPKSEFVANFIGQMNHFDGQLQGRNLSFGTHFLPLSAALYEPYSEGERLRCMSRPEDIRLMTFEDASVKGAVSQSVFLGDRTRVLVEVEGQNNLIHVDCFERKRYAKGDRVGLIIPSTRLVLLPTQQRESAIC; translated from the coding sequence ATGAAAAATGTATCGACGAGTGTGGAAATTACCTTAAAGCAGGTACAGAAGACTTTTTCGGATGGCACATTGGCACTTAAGCCTCTTGATTTACATATCGAGAAAGGTGAGATTTTGGTGCTACTTGGACCATCTGGCTGCGGTAAAACGACCACTTTACGTTTGATTGCGGGCTTAGAATTTTGCGACCAAGGTGGTGAAATTCACTTTGGCGAACGTGATGTGACACAAATTGCTATTGAGCAGCGTAGAGTCGGTATGGTCTTTCAATCCTACGCACTGTTTCCCAATATGAATGTCAGCGACAACATTGCTTATGGCTTGCGAGTGCGTGGTGAAAGCAAAGTGAACAAAGACAAAAAAGTCCAAGAGATGCTCGATATGTTCGATTTGCAAGCTTATGCCCATCGCAGTATTGACCAATTATCTGGTGGTCAGCGCCAGCGTGTAGCATTGGCTCGCGCAATTATTACCGAGCCTGAGGTCTTGTTGCTTGATGAGCCTTTATCTGCCTTAGATGCTTTGTTGAAAAAACGCTTGCGTACGGACATAAACGCTTTGTTAAAGCGTTTAGGTATTACCGCTGTGTACGTGACTCACGACCAGGAAGAGGCAATGGCAATGGGTGATCGTATCGCCTTATTAGATCATGGTGAAATTGTTCAAATTGGTACGGCCGAAGATATTTACTTGTCTCCAAAAAGTGAATTTGTGGCGAATTTTATTGGTCAGATGAACCATTTTGATGGTCAATTACAAGGTCGGAATTTGTCGTTTGGGACGCATTTTCTCCCTTTGTCTGCAGCGCTTTATGAACCGTATTCAGAAGGAGAGCGACTTCGTTGCATGTCACGCCCAGAAGATATTCGTTTAATGACGTTTGAAGATGCCAGTGTAAAAGGTGCCGTATCTCAAAGTGTTTTTTTGGGAGACAGAACCCGAGTGTTAGTTGAAGTAGAAGGGCAGAATAATTTAATTCATGTGGACTGTTTTGAACGAAAACGCTACGCCAAAGGTGATCGGGTGGGGCTGATTATTCCATCTACTCGTCTTGTGTTATTACCAACTCAACAACGTGAGAGTGCTATATGTTAA
- a CDS encoding phosphodiesterase: MLIAQLTDLHIKKQGKIAYQKVDTLQCLKNAVAHINRLSPQPDWVIITGDLGDFGTPEEYDVLVPELKKLKARIKVVPGNHDHRDHLRVAFDGLASFDHSEFCHFSQISEGYHLLGLDTSVLGKPYGQLAPESLLWLSEQLLAHTELPTLIFLHHPPMEVGIDHMDVQKLLNDEVLWQVVKHHTQVTGLVAGHLHRSICATWHGLPVWVGPSHSHAVTLDLNPNAPSSFSLEPPAIQLFKLKPDSVTGHISYIISKDDVVGPFPFFDENNKLID, encoded by the coding sequence ATGTTAATTGCACAGCTAACAGATTTACATATAAAGAAACAGGGTAAAATCGCGTATCAAAAAGTCGATACCTTGCAGTGTCTAAAAAATGCGGTTGCTCATATTAATCGCCTATCACCTCAACCAGATTGGGTTATTATTACGGGCGATTTAGGGGATTTTGGTACACCTGAGGAATACGACGTGTTAGTCCCAGAGCTGAAAAAGCTGAAGGCTCGAATCAAAGTTGTGCCAGGTAACCATGACCATAGAGACCATCTTCGTGTTGCTTTTGATGGGTTAGCGAGTTTTGATCACTCAGAATTTTGTCATTTTTCACAAATTTCCGAGGGCTATCACCTTCTTGGTTTGGATACATCAGTACTTGGAAAACCTTATGGACAGTTAGCGCCTGAGTCTTTACTTTGGTTGTCAGAGCAGCTTTTGGCTCATACTGAGTTACCGACGCTTATTTTTCTTCATCACCCGCCTATGGAAGTGGGGATAGATCATATGGATGTACAAAAACTTCTAAACGATGAGGTGTTATGGCAAGTTGTCAAACATCATACGCAGGTCACAGGCCTTGTTGCAGGACATTTACATCGTTCTATTTGCGCAACATGGCATGGCTTGCCTGTTTGGGTCGGACCGTCTCATAGCCATGCTGTGACTTTAGATTTAAACCCTAATGCGCCATCAAGCTTTTCTCTAGAGCCACCAGCTATTCAACTATTCAAACTCAAACCGGATAGTGTTACAGGTCATATAAGTTACATCATATCGAAAGATGACGTGGTTGGGCCGTTTCCCTTTTTTGATGAAAATAATAAGTTGATTGATTGA
- a CDS encoding VC0807 family protein, producing the protein MNNPSTHKPRPMVDLIVSVVLPSLILMKLSGEDKLGVSGGLIAALAFPLGWGLFELIKYKKFNFIALLGLVSVLLTGSIGLFELDNKWLAIKEASIPAIIGIAVLVSTFTPYPLIRALLFNAAIMDVDTIKQKLEENHSTAAFEKTLMKATYFIAGSFAFSATMNYILAKWIVTSPAGTEAFNEELGQMTLYSYPMIAIPSMIMMLGVFYYLWRNIHKATGLKLEDLLVKK; encoded by the coding sequence ATGAATAACCCTTCTACACACAAACCACGTCCGATGGTGGATCTGATCGTTAGTGTCGTTTTACCGTCTTTAATTTTAATGAAGTTAAGTGGTGAGGATAAGTTAGGCGTTAGCGGCGGTTTGATCGCGGCGTTAGCGTTTCCCCTTGGTTGGGGGCTTTTTGAGTTAATCAAATACAAGAAGTTTAACTTCATTGCTTTGTTGGGGTTGGTAAGCGTTTTATTGACGGGCAGCATTGGTTTGTTCGAGCTGGACAATAAATGGTTGGCAATCAAGGAAGCGTCGATTCCTGCGATAATAGGCATTGCTGTGTTGGTGTCTACCTTTACACCGTATCCGTTGATCCGAGCGTTGTTATTTAACGCGGCAATAATGGATGTCGATACTATTAAGCAAAAGCTAGAAGAGAACCACAGTACTGCCGCGTTTGAAAAGACCTTGATGAAGGCGACGTATTTTATAGCAGGCTCATTTGCCTTTTCGGCCACGATGAATTACATACTCGCCAAATGGATCGTCACCAGTCCTGCTGGAACGGAAGCCTTTAATGAAGAGCTGGGTCAGATGACGCTGTACAGTTACCCAATGATCGCTATTCCATCGATGATCATGATGTTGGGCGTATTTTATTATCTGTGGCGCAACATTCATAAAGCCACAGGATTGAAGTTAGAAGACTTATTAGTAAAGAAATAA
- a CDS encoding dipeptidase, translating into MNAAEIHDKAIVIDGLICAKWNRELFEDMSKGKLTAANCTVSFWENFEGTVRNVVEMNQLIDANSDLLLKVYTTKDIYRAKAEGKTGVMMGFQNAHAFEDQIGYVQIFKDLGVGIVQMCYNTQNLVGTGCYERDGGLSGYGREIVAEMNRVGMLCDLSHVGPNTAKEVIIESKKPVAYSHCLPSGLKEHPRNRSDEELKFIADNGGFVGVTMFAPFLKAGINATIDDYVEAIQYIYNIVGEDAIGIGTDFTQGHGYDFFEYLTHDKGYARRLTRFGEIINPLGMRTVGDFPNLTEALLKHGFSERQVCKIMGENWVNLLREVWGE; encoded by the coding sequence ATGAACGCAGCAGAGATACACGACAAAGCGATTGTGATTGACGGTCTAATTTGTGCGAAGTGGAATCGCGAGTTATTTGAAGACATGTCGAAGGGCAAGTTAACCGCCGCGAATTGTACGGTGTCGTTTTGGGAGAATTTCGAAGGCACGGTACGAAACGTGGTTGAGATGAACCAGTTGATCGACGCCAATAGCGACTTGCTTCTCAAGGTTTACACCACCAAAGATATCTACCGCGCGAAAGCGGAAGGCAAAACCGGCGTGATGATGGGCTTTCAAAACGCTCATGCGTTCGAAGATCAAATCGGTTATGTGCAAATATTTAAAGATCTTGGCGTTGGCATTGTGCAGATGTGCTACAACACGCAAAACTTAGTCGGTACTGGTTGTTATGAGCGTGATGGCGGTTTGTCTGGCTATGGTCGAGAGATTGTCGCTGAAATGAACCGTGTTGGTATGTTGTGTGATTTGTCTCATGTTGGTCCGAATACCGCGAAAGAAGTTATTATCGAATCGAAAAAGCCTGTTGCTTATTCCCATTGTTTGCCTTCTGGTTTGAAAGAACACCCACGTAACCGCAGTGACGAAGAACTTAAGTTTATTGCTGACAACGGCGGTTTTGTCGGTGTCACCATGTTTGCTCCTTTCTTAAAAGCCGGTATTAACGCGACCATTGACGATTATGTAGAAGCCATTCAATACATCTACAACATCGTTGGTGAAGACGCGATTGGTATTGGCACTGACTTTACTCAAGGTCATGGCTATGACTTCTTCGAGTACTTAACTCACGATAAAGGCTACGCACGCCGTTTGACTCGCTTTGGCGAGATCATCAACCCGCTCGGTATGCGAACCGTTGGCGATTTCCCAAATTTGACCGAAGCCTTGTTAAAACATGGCTTTAGTGAACGTCAAGTCTGCAAAATCATGGGCGAGAATTGGGTTAATCTGTTACGTGAAGTCTGGGGCGAGTAG
- a CDS encoding DUF5943 domain-containing protein — protein sequence MGTHAPEMPISVDDETGVWNTDALPMLYVPRHFFVNNHMGIEEEIGAERYAAILYKAGYKSAYHWCEKEAELHDFTGDEVWHHYLKRLSQRGWGFFITESLDVEKGTAKVRLENSAFVYHYFKEHGCKVNRKIDYMFTGWFAGALDQIAESQGLSIRTKAEQTQSAAEEGCDVGYFEVAPL from the coding sequence ATGGGAACTCATGCACCAGAAATGCCGATCAGTGTAGATGACGAAACCGGTGTTTGGAATACCGATGCTTTGCCAATGCTGTATGTGCCACGCCACTTTTTTGTTAATAACCACATGGGTATTGAAGAAGAGATTGGCGCCGAGCGTTACGCCGCTATTCTTTATAAAGCGGGCTATAAATCAGCGTACCACTGGTGTGAAAAAGAAGCTGAGTTGCACGATTTTACGGGTGACGAAGTTTGGCATCACTATTTGAAGCGCCTTTCTCAACGCGGCTGGGGGTTTTTTATTACCGAGTCGTTGGATGTTGAAAAAGGTACCGCAAAAGTACGCTTAGAAAACTCAGCCTTTGTTTATCATTACTTTAAAGAACATGGCTGCAAGGTGAATCGCAAGATCGATTATATGTTTACCGGTTGGTTTGCTGGTGCGTTAGATCAAATTGCAGAAAGCCAAGGTTTGTCCATTCGTACTAAAGCAGAACAAACTCAAAGCGCCGCCGAAGAAGGCTGTGATGTTGGTTATTTTGAAGTAGCACCTCTGTAA